ATATCGACAAGGGCAAATGCGCGGAATGTTACCGGGGCGGAAAGATTACAGTAAGCACGCGGAGTGTTGGCTGTCCCAATCGGATACTCCTTGCCAGATTTTCGCATCGCATGCATTGGTTAAGCCTATACTCCGGTGAACCACACCGTACTTCCGAACAGACCAGGATCTGATAGCAGGTGCAATTGTCCTTCAGGAATACCCTTAAATACCCATGAATGCTTGCGATTCTCCCTAATGAGTCAACACCGGACCGTAGCCGTTCGCAATGCGGAGCACCGGGGCAAGAAGAAAACCGGGGACTCGCAATGGCTCGATAGTCGGGATTCCTCACGAACCTTCTTCATTACTACTTCGTTCACAAGGTCTGCAATGAAGAGCGATGATGATCGCCACAAACAGAGTGTGTTCACGAGAAATCCTCATGGCATAACCTTAACGCCCTGCACGCGAGCAATTTGCGCCGGCGCGCAGTTGCGCCGGTGCAAATTGCAGGCTAGACCCAGGCTCCTGAATAGAACCTCTGTTTTCGTCGATTCGCTTACACGCTGATGTCTTGTAGCTCCCAGCCGCTGCGGAACGTGGGCTTGACGTAACGGTTCGCTTCGTCGTTGTTCGTGAAGCGTAGTTTCGCGCCATCCCATTCAAGCTTCTGGTTCGGGAAACGCCAACTGATGGCGCCGAGCAAGATCCACTCTGTGTATGGACCGGCGATGCCGAAGTTGGAGCATGGAGCGTCTCCTCCCCTGCACCCCTGGAGCCAGTCTTCGTAATGTCCGGGCGAACGTTTCAGGACCTGAGGCGGCAGCGTATACCCTTCCATCTTCGATCTCGGCGTCAGACTGAAGCCCTCGCCACGGCCATCGGTACCCAGGAAGCCCTTGGTTCCCACAAAGATCTCGTTGAAGTCTTTGCAGTCCTCGGCAGTAAGTCCGGCGGGCGGCGTGAACTTCGAGGCCATATTGCCTTCGTACCAGTAGATGGAGACCGGAGGCATCTTACCGGAAGGAACGAACTTGTTTGGGCGTTCGGGGAAATCGAACCGGCACACGTAGTGCGGATAGGTAACGGGATTCACGCCTTCGACCGCGGTACACTCCACGCTGACCGGGCTGCCCAGTTGCAGCGCCCAGTTCGCCGGCCCAAGCATGTGAATGCCCCAATCGCCAACCATTTGCGATCCGTATTCCTGAAACCCGCGCCAATTGGAAGGATGGATCTTCGCGCTGTAGGTGTGCTCGGCCGTGCGTCCCATCCAAAGGTCCCAATTCAGATTCGCGGGAACCGGCTCGGCAGGCGGCCACTCGGTAATGTCGCGCGCGAAACCGCCGCCGCACATCGAGTGCACTTCGGTGATGTCGCCCAGTTCGCCGTTCCAAATAATCTCACACGAGACTCGCGTGGCCTCGGCGGAGTAGCCCTGGTTCCCCATTTGCGTTACGACGTTGTACTTTTTCGCCGCGTTCGTGAGTAGACGCGCTTCCCAGACGCTTTGCGTGAGCGGCTTTTGACAGTACACGTTCACACCGCGCTCCATAGCGTACAGCGCAACCGATGCGTGCATGTGATCGGGAATCGTGATCGTTATGCCATTGAGATTCTTGTGCTCTTTGTCGAGCATTTCGCGGAAGTCCCGATACAGTTTCGCCTGGGGAAACGCCTCAGCCGCCTTCTTCAGGAAATTCTCGTCCACATCGCAGAGCGCGTAGATATTCTCGCTGGCAACGTTTCTCACGTCGCTGGCCCCTTGCATGCCACCTACGCCGACACATCCAAGATTGAGCTTGTCGCTGGGCGCAGTCTCGCCGGAAGCGGCCAATACGCGGCGCGGCACAATCGAAAAGACGCCGGCAGCCGCCGTCGCTGCCACAAACTGCCGCCGCGTGATTTTCTTCTTACTCATTAAACCCCTCTCCTTTGCTGATTCGAAACGAGGCATCTGCGCCTCGCCAGTCCATCTCTCAGTCCACGTTTAAGCACACTAACGCCGGCCCTTGGTCTCTTGGCCAGCTCTTCCGTTTCCAACTACCTGAACAGGACCAAGCAACCCCGCCGGTTGCAGGGGGGATTCGGCCTTCCAGTTCTTTGTCGTCGTGAACGTTTCCGGAGTTGCAACTCCGGGTTGTGCATCGCCAATCAAACGGTTTATCCACGTGTTGACCACGTCCACTTCAAGCGTGTTCTCACCCTTCTTCAGGGCCTTGCTGATATCCAGTCGATAGGGCTGCTTCCACAACGCTCCGGCGTCAATACCATTCACGCGGACGCGTGCCATTTCGTGCACCATCCCGAGATCGAGAATAGCGGTAGTACCCACCTTCGAAACGGAGAAACTCGTCCTGTAGGTGGCGGTCCCCGAATAGTACTTTATTGAGGAGGCGTCCTGTTCCGTCCACGAC
This genomic window from Candidatus Hydrogenedentota bacterium contains:
- a CDS encoding Gfo/Idh/MocA family oxidoreductase, which produces MSKKKITRRQFVAATAAAGVFSIVPRRVLAASGETAPSDKLNLGCVGVGGMQGASDVRNVASENIYALCDVDENFLKKAAEAFPQAKLYRDFREMLDKEHKNLNGITITIPDHMHASVALYAMERGVNVYCQKPLTQSVWEARLLTNAAKKYNVVTQMGNQGYSAEATRVSCEIIWNGELGDITEVHSMCGGGFARDITEWPPAEPVPANLNWDLWMGRTAEHTYSAKIHPSNWRGFQEYGSQMVGDWGIHMLGPANWALQLGSPVSVECTAVEGVNPVTYPHYVCRFDFPERPNKFVPSGKMPPVSIYWYEGNMASKFTPPAGLTAEDCKDFNEIFVGTKGFLGTDGRGEGFSLTPRSKMEGYTLPPQVLKRSPGHYEDWLQGCRGGDAPCSNFGIAGPYTEWILLGAISWRFPNQKLEWDGAKLRFTNNDEANRYVKPTFRSGWELQDISV